Proteins found in one Tamandua tetradactyla isolate mTamTet1 chromosome 1, mTamTet1.pri, whole genome shotgun sequence genomic segment:
- the TMUB1 gene encoding transmembrane and ubiquitin-like domain-containing protein 1: MLWATAARKEREPSGNCDLGASRPEVSEGPIWSWRSGALGSAASKSGAMALIEGVGDEVTILFAVLACLLVLALAWVSTHTTEGPDPLPQSPGTPTPAQHSETMAVINNIRGEAPGAEVPSLRHRGQAAQPEPGPGLPATPLPPDSSQEPLVLRLKFLNDSEQVARAWPHDTIGSLKRTQFPGREQQVRLIYQGQLLGDDTQTLGSLHLPPNCVLHCHVSTRVGPPHPPCPPGSEPGPSGLEIGSLLLPLLLLMLLLLWYCQIQYRPFFPLTATLGLAGFTLLLSLLAFAMYHP; encoded by the exons ATGCTTTGGGCCACGGCGGCGAGGAAGGAGAGGGAGCCTTCAGGTAACTGCGACCTCGGCGCCTCCCGCCCGGAAGTGTCCGAGGGTCCGATATGGAGCTGGCGGAGCGGGGCG CTCGGTAGCGCAGCGAGCAAGTCAGGTGCCATGGCCCTGATTGAAGGGGTGGGTGATGAGGTAACCATCCTTTTTGCGGTGCTTGCCTGCCTTCTGGTGCTGGCCCTCGCTTGGGTCTCAACACACACCACGGAGGGGCCTGACCCACTGCCCCAGTCACCAGGGACCCCGACTCCAGCACAGCACAGCGAAACCATGGCAGTCATCAACAACATCAGAGGCGAGGCCCCAGGAGCCGAGGTCCCCAGCCTGAGACACAGAGGTCAGGCTGCCCAGCCagagcctggccctgggcttCCAGCAACACCACTACCACCAGACTCATCACAGGAGCCCCTAGTGCTCCGGCTGAAATTCCTCAACGATTCAGAGCAGGTGGCCAGGGCCTGGCCCCACGACACCATTGGCTCCTTGAAAAG GACCCAGTTTCCCGGCCGGGAGCAGCAGGTGCGACTCATCTACCAAGGGCAACTTCTAGGAGACGATACCCAGACCCTGGGCAGCCTTCATCTCCCTCCCAACTGCGTTCTCCACTGCCACGTGTCCACACGGGTCGGTCCCCCACACCCCCCCTGCCCTCCGGGGTCAGAGCCAGGCCCCTCCGGGCTGGAAATCGGCAGCCTGCTGCTGCCCCTGCTGCTTctgatgctgctgctgctctggTACTGCCAGATCCAGTACCGGCCCTTCTTTCCCCTGACGGCCACTCTGGGCCTGGCCGGCTTCACC